atttctccatttgaaaactgtctattcatatcctttgaccattggggTCAATCACTCTTCAGTGGCTGTCGTATGATTTGGCTCTATCAAAATGAGAATTTAACATTTTACTCAATAATTTTTGTGATTCTTATCTTcaggataaaaaagaaacagcTCTCTAAGAAATTTAAGTGGCTTTGCATTTCAtctcaaagcaattttttttgatttattacTCATTATTCTATTCTAAAACACTATGGCCATGAAAAACTAGCCTCATTCCTATTTCTCACAAAAAATTAGTTCATTGACCAGCTCATAGGCTTGCAAATGTTATTCTGCACTGCTGCAATAGACTGTCTTTTGAAACTTACATCAGAAAAATTTCTCTTAAGATCAACTCAAATGTCACTTTCACTCCACAAAATTACATTTCATACATGTAGCATttatgatacacacacacacacacacacacacacacacacacacacacacatatgctgtCTTCAAGATGTCTCCAATATTGTTGCCAAACAGAAAGGCCATTTATAAATGTCTTGAATGTCTGTGCTCATTTTAGCAAATCCAAATATTTACCAAGTACTTCAATAATAATCACCTAATAACTTTAAGATTGACTTCATAACTCTTCAGATACATGATGGCAGTTAACAATGAATATATTTTTGCTCAAGTATGCCTATATACAGTACCTTATGTGACCTGCAATTGTAGTGAATTAGAGACTCTTCTTATGAATCACCATGCTCTGTAATCTCTCCTTCTTATTTATGTCTTTGCCAAGAGAGGAATTCAGATCTGAAGggtatattttttcatattatgcTACTGGACAAGAGTGCAATAAGAATCCTTCATTCAATTAGAGGAATATTGTGCCTTTTTTAGTTATCTTATATATAGCGAACTAGTACTATATGATGtgacatctatctatctatctatctatctatctatctatcatctatctattaattagaaaatgaaatttcttattttcaaatctcttccattttcatgacgaaaaaaaaatttttctatggTACCCTTCAAAGCAAGTAACCCTTTGGTTCATTTCATGAGTTATTTctaagtttattcatttttttataatttcagataattttttttttagtttttgcaaggcaaatggggttaagtggcttgcccaaggccacacagctgggtaattattaagcctctgaggctggatttgaactcatgtactcctgactccagggcctgtgttctatccactgtgccacctagctgcccctataattttggataatttcaaaatttgttcattttcttgcTGTAAAGGTTAATGCTCACTGGTATTAAAGAGACatttattacattaaaattattcttttcagtaatctccagtcattttgacttttgtctttatatggaACTTTCTCAACTCTGGACTTGCTGATTTTACACATCTGCTATGGATAGACTTAGCCAAAATAAAGATGTTAAATTctaatgagcagaaccaagagaaaattatatatagtaacagcaTTATATTTTTAAGAACAACTTCAAGCAACTAAGTCATATTGACTATTAGAAATACTTATCAAAGAGGTGTTATCTGCATTGAGTGAAAGAATTGATATGTAcaagtataaataaaatcattaagcACATATATATcgtgtatttctatatatgtgtgtgtgtgtgtgtgtgtgtgtgtgtgtgtgtatctattgTCAGCCATCTCTAGAATGAAGGGTCAGAGGGGAAAGATGTAGAAAAAAAGATCTACATAAAAACTCTAGTACATATTTGAAATGAATAACATGTTGTACATAATACACTGTAGTTTCATGTGcagtcatcttttttattattatgttatagaaatgcttgttttactgCATTGtttataaaatcaaaacaaacatattgtataaaaattctttttcttaaattataaggatatcttcatttcatttgtattttttaagatTAACAATTGAAGCCTAATCTGTCTGTGTATAATATGATTTATCAATGAATCATGTAGTGACAGAAAGGTCATGTGCAAAATAGTTGTTTGTCTTGTCcacaataatttaaaatattcttctttctgGTGAACAAATGTGATAAAATCTATTAATTTAAACATAGTAATATAATATTTGGTATTTTGTAAGTAAGTCTTCTTTTGGAAATGGTCATTTTGAAAAAGGATTTGGAGTTACGAATTTTCCAAGCAATATTTGACAAAGATTTAAACGAATGTATCAAATGATTACAATGTGGTCACATTCAGAAAAGCTCCTTTGACTGTTCAATGACATTGTTCACTAATTTCCCATTAAGTCTCTTTTCCCTAACACAGTTGCTACTCTTTCCTTATcactgatttttatatttttttctgtgatatgtgttttttttttttttttttttttttttttttttttttttttttttttttttgccagtatACAGGGCAACCCTTCACTCAGAGGGGACTGAAAGCCATAGAATTCTCTTGGACACTCAAGAAAGTAATGGAATCAATTGTTCCAATTTCCTACTTCATCATGCCTTAGGTGTGTCCCTCTGAACTTCTCACCAAACCAGATGAGATATTTGAATTTCAATGCCacaagggaggggaaaaaggaatCCACATTCTAAGAGGTTTATCATGTTGATAGTGAAGAGAAGAATCATTGTTTCACACTCCAAATGCTTCACTCTACTCATATGTTTATAGCCCTTTCTTTCTTAGATCTATCATGCTTTAGTAGGGTTAAACTTGACCTTATaataatattacttcattgaATTGAACTTGGTGTCAGTGACTGATTCTGTTAATTCTGTGATCTTGATGATCACAATCCTGTCCACATTTCCCACTGCAGTGACTTCGTAGATGCTGAGGATGAGGAGAAAGAGGGGCACCTGGAATTCTGGATAATCAGAGAATCCCAAGAGTAGGAACATGACTTCAGAACACTGATTCTTATCAGTTCCCACAATGATTTCTGTTGGAGAGAAGTGGAAATtgacaaatataaattaaattgaagaaaacagtATAAGGGCATAGTCCGACTGAGCACAGATTGATTAATTTCCAGAAGGTTTCTTTGGTATCTTGGTTCCTTAGACTGTATTTTAGGGAATTTAGCATAAGAATGACCACAATATTAAGAGAGAATGGTTTGAATGAATGGATTCTTATAAATTCTTGGTTAGTCTAATATTGAATGTCATCACTAACCAAGGTATTGTTTTTTCTGACTGGTTGGTCTTCAAATAATACCCTCTCATCCACCTAGTGAACACCTTAATTTAACCTCCCACCCTGCTCCCTTTTCTTTCAAGTGGTAGAAatgtgaaaagtgaaaaaaagagacaACGAATCTTCTGGAATCATTGCTTTAATGAAAGGTTCTGAGATTGTTAGTTCTTTATGGTGCATATCAattgttttatccttcattttttaagaatacaataaataaataaataaagtcatcAAATGAACtgcatttgagtgaggagatgttGGTGCTGATTCACAagtctccctttcttctctggaacTATTTGGGTCTgatggtcagatttgaatctgaatgactggagatggccttgcaTTTGAGACAACCAGGGTCAATTGAGTTGACcaaagtcactcagctaataaataTAAAGCTTCTGAAGACAATTTTGAACTGAAATCTTATTGACTcctgatttgattcttttttccattttaccttctTACTGGGATTCTTTAACAtttcaagaatattttcttttaatcagtGAATTACTATCCTACTTTTCATCTTGTTGTAGAAACTAAAGATGGAACTGATAGAGAAGGGTGAAGCTGAATGGCaataagaattaattaaatataaaaataaattccatgaGATTAGATGGAATTACTCTTATAAATAATATTACTGAGAAATGATTTTGAGATCCATTAATTTCCTGAAGGTTTCTCTTACATCTTTGTTCCTTAGACTGTATATTAAGGGATTTAACATAGGAATCATCACAGTATAAAAAGCAGATCCTATTCTGACCACAAGGCCTGTGTTTTTAGAATTTGGAATGCAATAGAGAAAGAGGATGGTCCCATAGAAGATGGTAACAGCAGTCAGATGGGAGGCACAAGTGGAGAAAGCTTTATATCTCCCTCTGCCTGCATGCATTTTGAGGAttgtgacaaaaataaaaagataagatgAAAGGATAATGCTAAGAGTGCAATATAGACTGAGATTTGCAAAGATAAAAAGCATTGTCTCACTGAAGTGTTTATCAGAGCAAGAAGCTGATAGAAAAACTAGATATTCACATATAAAGTTATTAATGATTTTGGTCTCACAAAAAGTTAAAACAAGAATTGAGTAggtaaatataagagaaaaagttATGCCCCATGAATATGCTACAGTCACTAGAACAGAACAGACTTTTGGGGACATGGCAACTGAATAGAGCAAAGGATAACAAATAGCAACCAAGCGGTCATAAGCCATCACTGCCAACATGGCCATCTCTGTCATCACACAGGTGGTAGCAAAGAAAAACTGTGTGATGCAGCCCTTGATGGAGACACTTTTGTCTTCTACAACTAAGTTTTGTATTAATTTTGGTGTAACTATAGTGGAACAGCAGAAATCCACAAAGGACAAGTTCTTGAGGAAAAAGTACATGGGTGTTTGGAGTTTTGGACTGATTTGGATGATCACAATCATGCCCAAATTCCCCACCACAGCGACTGTATAGATGGTGAGGAACAGTAGAAAGAGGGGCACCTGGAGGTCTGGATAATCAGAGAATCCTAAGAGGATGAAGACGACTTCAGAACTCTGATTCTTGTCAGTGCTCACCATGGTTTCTGTgggagagaattggaaattgatcatgagaagcaaaatataaattaaattgaagAAGACAGTATAAGGGCAGAgtataatttagaaaattattgttattattaatattatagagataaaaataggaatgatatGATGTTTCTAATTTAGCACTTAGTCTAATATCTTAaacattttcttggaaaaaatcatGGAGCATGAAACAAGTCAAAGAAAGAGTTATATAGAGAATGATTTAAATAACATAAACTGATGGTCATAAATTCACAAAATCCTTCATAAATTGTACTTTAAGTTGGATCAAAAGTGAATGTCTCTATTCCATTTTGCATAGCAACCTTTTAAATTGTGTTTCTGGACACATCCATTTAATTTCATCtacctatctatatatgcatattcataaaGATTAGTGAGATTGTTAAAGGATATCCTATCCCTtaaactatctctctctctactgTTCACTAAGGACTGGTCtcaaaaaataacttaaaatgaaaatacataattttctaaaatagaaaatgCTGGATATTAGTTTTGGAGAATCTCAATAGCATGTGTTCAGTGaggtatgtatgtattttatatgtttCAAACAGCTTCCTGGTATGGCAACAAAATTTAGTAATATCTCCATTAACATAAAAATTCTCTACTGAATTGGTATGACATAGAAGTAGTTAAATGCTGGAGAGCTAAACTTTGAATTACTtctaatctagcctcaaacactttctagttatgtgatcttaATATAAGTATTGAAACTCATTTTGCTccagtttcctaatttttaaaatgtgaagatCCAATTGGAaattatatgtaaagtgtttAAGACAATAACTGACATATTGTCAGTGTTCTATTAATGTTACTTCTTATTCATTCAATTGGCTTCAATCCAAGTTGTGTAATTTAAGGACTGTATAATGACTGATTAATTCTTTTACCTCTGTTGACTGAGATTTAAAGAAcaaaagcaacaataataattttaatgtttatgcagctctctctctctatatatatatgtgtatgtatatatatatatatatccccgttagtatgttaagtgctttacaattatagAAATGGTTCTTAAAAAAATCTGGAGACGTAGTgaaattattattccaattttaccattttggaaaataatactCATTGAAGAAATGTATTATCCATGGTAtcttaaggtcaaatttgaatttaagtctcaCTCACTCTAGGCTGAGATCTCTATCTATGACATTATATAGTATGAAtttgaataagaaaatattaaagttcTTTCTCAGGTATATAATTATTTGTTcaatatttgaaaatcattttcttatcTATGTACAGAAATCTTAAATCATGGCTAATAATGGATGTATGTTTAACATGACTATGTGTATAGTCTAAATCAAAGTATTTACTGACTTTTAGAGGGTGATGGGAAGGGAGATAAGGAAAAATTTGCAACTCTAAATATTCCAaatattaatgttgaaaaatatctttacatttatttgaaaaaataaaatacttttaatagaaaaaaatcttatgacccttttcattttttggaatAATTCCTGGATAAAGAGGGAATATCTCTATTATTCCAGATCTAGCCTCCTGATGttgtttctttttagtttttgcctaTAATGTAAAGAAAGATATcattaagaagaaaaagagaaatcctAAGATGGGGTATTTTAGGGATCTggtaaattatctttcctgccAGGGACTACATATATCTATCCTTTGAAAAAAAACCACAATGTCGTAATTATCTTCCAAGCCATAAACAagaattgaaaaagataaaaactttaagcaaagaaatggagagagacagagagacagacagacaaaaataTATCAAAGTAGTGAAAGCCTAGTTCCTTGTGTGTTAAATTTCTcatgacgtgtgtgtgtgtgtgtgtgtgtgtgtgtgtattagaatataaatatataaatcaaggaaaacaatgtgagttagaattcaaattttaatatatatatatatatacatattttcacctcttcctttttttaaatatatgaatttcAGCTTGTCACACTTATGCATTCTTTTTTCACCTCTAAATCAaagatatttctatttatttgttatCTTTCATCTGTACTGCTTTGGCCAATTGTTGACTTTTCATAAATGCTAGCAAActctcattttcctatttttctaatttttgcatCCTCTTTGATCACTTATAAAGAATATGTCTCCTAACTATGACGACTTCTCTGTCCCTTTAAAGtgtctttgataaaattttcatatatatgatcagaaattcatttttatggaCAGAAAGATTTCTCATTTCATCAAAAGTCTGACATAGCATACAATTAGATTTCCCTAAGGCTTTTACTCCTTTAGTCATATATCACTGTTTCataccctatttggaattttcttgactaATATACTGAAGAGGTTTaactttctttctccagtttattttacacatTAGGAATTGGCATCAGTAGGACAAAATGATTTAcccacataactagtaagtgtctaaggcagaatttgaactcacagcTTCCCAAATCCCAAGATTTTCCAAACCTTCTTTTGACTTTACCACCTAGTGTCCTCTTACTATTTAGTcatattttttcccaatcttaTTGCATGTAATGGTGGCTAACTGAATTGTACAAGGTCATTTCATTTAAACGCTGTCTGTTAAGGTTTTCAAAGGTAGAGCTAGAATAAGGTTCTCCCAGACTTATTCTCTTTAAATTATCATGCTGCTCTTCCTggatttattatatttatgtatatatgtatgtacacatatatgtatgtatttttctttgtatgcctacagtaatatatttatttaggtgtatacacaaatatacatacaggATAGTTAAAAAAAACAGTCAAAACTAAATGTTGGAAGTTAAAGGTAAACAACCACcccaaaatctttctaaatacTTTCTATCTTTATAGATTTATAGCAGCCTTTTCACCTTCAACCATCTCTTATTTTGATGTTATCAATGGATTTGTAAGATCAGTGGTCCTGGTACATGACCATaggtttatgaatttttattgtaGATAAATAATTTGAAGAATTCTCCACCATCTAGTCAGTCCCTCATTTTATTCAAGAAGAAGCTGATGCACTGATAGGTTAATGTGctatctattaaatgagagatTTTGGTTTGGGTCTTTGCAGTTATAATGAACTTCAGATATCTACTCTTAATAGATTTATATTCAGACTTCTGCAATTTATAAGTTGAGATAATTCTTTCAGAATAGAAAGTTTTGTTCACTATTTACTCTTCtcccatttttattcatttagtgTTTCACAGGCAGAACATGAACCAAATTTGTCCTCATTACTAATCTTTCATTATACATTCCTTTCTTTATTAATTCCagtatacatttttctttatattttgatatatattttaagtcATCTATGAAATTATCTTCCAACAATTTTCCTAtgagaaaccacagtttctgctAAATTGTGATGATcattattttctgaaaataataatatatttctgaCTTCATGCTTGTGTACATATCATTTCCCTAAAATTGTGATGCCATCTATCTTGGTCCTACTAAATTTAATCTAGCCTTTCATACATAGCTAGTGCAAGTTAGGCATTTCCACATAGTCATATACTCTTTCCTtatattcttcttttctctcaatttctgtagTCTTTATTGTAATTGCCGGTGAACCTTTAATATGAGCTTCATGATTTTGGTTTGGTCGTTGTATGCACGTAATGAATTTTCCTACATGCACTTAAATGCTATTGTGTGAAGAGACATTGAGTGACACATTCTATCCATTCTATctgttaatattatatttttatgcacaaaaattctgataaaatattgaatgatgaaaattatgattatatttattatgACAGTAAATGATGATTTCAGATAAGTTATGCCTCTCCTCCTTTATGGCTGTCCTTTCTGATTCATcttttaggaaaattatgaaagtaAAATTCTAGTTTCCAGTGAATAgacaagaaaaatattatatgggAAGAAATTTCCGATATGTACTCACCAGAATTTTGACACTATTGGACACTTCATTTTGTAGATCCATAATACAGCAGATATATCTTGAGATATAATAATTTCATGATTGGATGCTTTTCAAACctctaattaataataaaactatGCATTAATGAGTTAATCTACTGATATATAATactaaaagaaaatcattctttttctctgatttttcaaaTAGAATATGGTATGTTCTTTTGTGCAGCAAATCTTAAAATCAGAGATGATCTTCTATTCTTTATGGCAGCAGCTGAGCATGGTACTTAAAATAATCTGGTATTTGCTTCTAAGACCTTTGGGAGTCAGGCCTTAGAGACTCTCTAGTAATCCTATATATGTGAtcttgaaagaatatttttttttaaaactttctgttATATACCTTTCAATACATGGAATTATCTATGAATGAAATTTGTCTTGTAGTTGGAATTTCTTCACCTTCCCAAATATTAAAATCCAGGTTCCCTAAAATTATACAATGTACATTTAGATACCAATTATCACGTAACTGGACACTTTGCCCTCAGAGAACTTGAAATAAAGTTTGACCAGTATAATCTTAATAAAGACTTATTGAGAcacacaataaatatttcttgattttatcTTAAACagtaaagaaacagaagaaagtaGGTGTCAAGATACAGAATTTATTCCTCACTCTAGCACTTGGAAGGGACGCTGAATAACTATATGATTCTTGGTGATCTGATACCACTCAGTATTCAAGTAAGAATTTCTACTTTAGGGATGCTGCTGCTGTTGGACACTAGGTACTTATACTCTTgtatagggcagctaggaggttcagtgggtagagcactgaccttggcgtcaggaggacaggacttcaaatccagcctcggacacttgactgttactagctgtgtgactttgggcaacttactaaaccctgtttgcctctcatccagggctatctccagtcatcctgattcctatctgaccactgaactcagctggttctggaggagaaagtgagactggtgacttagcacatcaacCCCTCAAGCAAATCCAACTCACGTGCTTCTTATGACATCAACTCCCTGATATTgttgtctttttcaaaaatgaagcacAAACATTAAATTTGTTCTCCAGAGCTGATAATAATATCCCCACCATAAGACACACTTTCTTTATGGAATGTCTTGGATATTTCagtttatttgtaaatatatggataaagatatatatgcatacatatctatatatatatatatatatatatatatatatatatgttgatcaTTCAAGTCAAGTCTCTTTTGGGATTGTGcaatatttcttgtttctttcatcTTCATAACCACTAAAACACTAATCAAGTTTCTGAGGAAATGGTTCTCATCATTTTACAATGCAGTAAACATTTcacaagtttttaaaagttttcaaacaTTTCAGTTATTATTGGGGTTGCAACAATGAATTCAGATTTTGGAGCAGACAGTAAGGAATAAATAGGAAACATATACATTCCAAGTAGGATACAGCCTCTATCTCATGTTtcctaatattttgtttttctttaattacatgttaaaacaattttaactatttttttaactttgagttCCATCTTCTATGCCTCCCTTACTCCCCTCCCCATGATTTAAAACATTCATGTTTAATCTGGTCAAATTTTTCTCTACTAATGTTCTGTATATAAGATTtgaacaagaaagaaggaaagaaggaaaaaggaaggcaggaagccaaaaggagaaaaaaagcacTTGTCAGTCCATTTACAGACATTGTCAGTTTTCCCAATCCTCCTCCTTCTCAACCAGGCAGATAGCATCCTTCCTCAGAACTTCCTTGAATGTCTTGGACCATTTTATTGCAGAAAACAGCTACATCATTTGCAGTTCTTCATAATACATAATTGTGCAATgtgtcctggttctgttcatttagTTTGAATAAGTTCTTGAATTTAGTCttggttttttgcttgttttttagtgaaacttttaatatttctttcaataaataaattttctacCACActcaggtggtacagtggatagagcatcagtcttggagtcaggagaatgggagttcaaatgcagcctcagacatttgactttgGGGAAGCCAGTTCATcctgattgcctagcatccaaggtcatctccagtcatcctgacttatATCTCTcctttggacccagatggctctggaggagaaagtgaggttggtaacttagcacagcactcccctcacttaaatccaattcatgtgctagtcttgacatcacttccctgatgttctgatgtcgtggtcttcttcaaaaatgaaggaaaacattttaaCTTAATATTTTTTGATGTCTGCATGTTAACCTTTTTCCTTTTAGAGTGCCAACCTcttgttctattttatttcatttttactttctaGATTAAAACAAGTCTTTCCATAACAAGTAAAAAGGATTATAATTGAAATAGCAAATCTACTTTGTTCAATTTGCTGTTATTCATTcacaaatataacaaaaatatatataaaaaattaattgaaaattatttcttgcCTATCTAATTTctttatggtatcactctttatgtataGATCAGGtacccatttcaactttatcttgatATGTGATCTGATTGTCATTTCTTTCAGCACAGTAATAGTGAATCAGAACTGTATACCATTGCTTTCtcagtcattccctaaatgatggacatcacctcaattcccatttttttttgccaccacaaaaaagagtaGCTATAAATAACTTTTGTATAGCAAAGTCCTTTTCCtctaaaacaatctttttttaggATGAAGtcctaatacattattgaattttagtggtgataatgggcattcttgcttcacccctgaccttattggaaatgcctctaacCTATtcacattgaatataatgcttgttgatattttcagataggtactgcttatTATAGTGAGGAACAAtgaatttattcctacactctctagtgtttttagtaggaatgcttgctgtattttgtcaaagacagcttcaacatctattgatatgatcatatgatgtCTGATAGATTTATGTTTCATACATGTAGCATTTGTgatatatatctatagctatatatatatatatgtatatagtattcaAGATGTCTCCAATATTTTTTTCAAGCTAAAAGTACATTTATAAATGTCTTGAATGTCTTTGCTCATTTTAGCAAATCCAAAAATTTACCAAGTACTTCAATAATAATCACCTAATGACTTGACTTCATAGCCCTTCAGATACATGATGGCAGTTAACAATGAATGTGTCTTTGCTCAAGTATGTCCATATACAGCACTTTATGTGATCTGCATTTGAAGTGAATTAGAGACTCTTCTTATGAATCACCATGCTCTGTACTCTCTTCTTATTTATGTCTTTCCTAAGATGAGGAAGGTTAGTCAGATCTGAAGGTTACATTTTTCATATTGTGCTACTGCAAGAGTGCAGAAGGAATCCTTCATTCAGGTAGAGGGATATTGtgccttttccttttgttttatttatctcATATATAGCGAACTAGTGCCCTAtgatgtgattatatatatatatatatatatatatatatatatatataatagaaaataaaattcctaatTTTTCAAATCTGTTCCATTTTCATGATAAAAATATCTTTCTATGGTAGCCTTCAAATGAAGTAACCCTTTGGTTCATTTCATGGgtcatttctaaatttatttattttcactggACAATTTTggataatttcaaaatttatacagaggggtggcccgccagccTCCTGCAGGTAGCCCCAGggtgctgtga
The Macrotis lagotis isolate mMagLag1 chromosome 3, bilby.v1.9.chrom.fasta, whole genome shotgun sequence genome window above contains:
- the LOC141516922 gene encoding olfactory receptor 5D13-like, encoding MVSTDKNQSSEVVFILLGFSDYPDLQVPLFLLFLTIYTVAVVGNLGMIVIIQISPKLQTPMYFFLKNLSFVDFCCSTIVTPKLIQNLVVEDKSVSIKGCITQFFFATTCVMTEMAMLAVMAYDRLVAICYPLLYSVAMSPKVCSVLVTVAYSWGITFSLIFTYSILVLTFCETKIINNFICEYLVFLSASCSDKHFSETMLFIFANLSLYCTLSIILSSYLFIFVTILKMHAGRGRYKAFSTCASHLTAVTIFYGTILFLYCIPNSKNTGLVVRIGSAFYTVMIPMLNPLIYSLRNKDVRETFRKLMDLKIISQ